Proteins encoded together in one Onychomys torridus chromosome 1, mOncTor1.1, whole genome shotgun sequence window:
- the LOC118589687 gene encoding apoptosis-associated speck-like protein containing a CARD isoform X1, whose protein sequence is MGQARDAILDALENLTPEELKKFKMKLLSVPLREGYGRIPRGPLQQMDAIDLTDKLVSFYLEAYGAELTMTVLRDMGMQELAEQLQTVIQRESGAVAAATSASPQRADRTAHFVDRHRQALITRVTDVDGVLDALFGSVLTEEQYQAVRAETTNPNKMRRLFSFTPAWDLTCKDLLLKALRETLPFLVADLEKS, encoded by the exons ATGGGGCAGGCGCGGGATGCCATCCTGGACGCTCTTGAAAACTTGACCCCGGAGGAGTTGAAAAAGTTCAAGATGAAGCTGCTGTCAGTGCCACTGCGCGAGGGCTATGGACGTATCCCGCGGGGGCCCCTGCAGCAGATGGACGCCATAGACCTCACTGACAAGCTTGTCAGCTTCTACCTGGAAGCTTATGGCGCGGAGCTCACAATGACTGTGCTTAGAGACATGGGCATGCAGGAGCTGGCTGAGCAGCTGCAAACCGTCATTCAGAGAG AGTCTGGAGCTGTGGCAGCCGCAACCAGTGCCTCCCCTCAAAGGGCAGACAGAACAG CACACTTCGTTGACCGGCACAGACAAGCACTGATTACCAGGGTCACAGACGTGGACGGCGTGCTCGACGCCCTGTTTGGCAGTGTGCTGACTGAAGAACAGTACCAGGCAGTTAGAGCGGAAACCACCAATCCAAACAAGATGAGGAGGCTCTTCAGCTTCACCCCAGCCTGGGACCTGACCTGCAAGGACTTGCTCCTCAAGGCCCTGAGGGAAACACTACCCTTCTTGGTGGCTGACCTGGAGAAGAGCTGA
- the LOC118589687 gene encoding apoptosis-associated speck-like protein containing a CARD isoform X2, with protein MGQARDAILDALENLTPEELKKFKMKLLSVPLREGYGRIPRGPLQQMDAIDLTDKLVSFYLEAYGAELTMTVLRDMGMQELAEQLQTVIQRAHFVDRHRQALITRVTDVDGVLDALFGSVLTEEQYQAVRAETTNPNKMRRLFSFTPAWDLTCKDLLLKALRETLPFLVADLEKS; from the exons ATGGGGCAGGCGCGGGATGCCATCCTGGACGCTCTTGAAAACTTGACCCCGGAGGAGTTGAAAAAGTTCAAGATGAAGCTGCTGTCAGTGCCACTGCGCGAGGGCTATGGACGTATCCCGCGGGGGCCCCTGCAGCAGATGGACGCCATAGACCTCACTGACAAGCTTGTCAGCTTCTACCTGGAAGCTTATGGCGCGGAGCTCACAATGACTGTGCTTAGAGACATGGGCATGCAGGAGCTGGCTGAGCAGCTGCAAACCGTCATTCAGAGAG CACACTTCGTTGACCGGCACAGACAAGCACTGATTACCAGGGTCACAGACGTGGACGGCGTGCTCGACGCCCTGTTTGGCAGTGTGCTGACTGAAGAACAGTACCAGGCAGTTAGAGCGGAAACCACCAATCCAAACAAGATGAGGAGGCTCTTCAGCTTCACCCCAGCCTGGGACCTGACCTGCAAGGACTTGCTCCTCAAGGCCCTGAGGGAAACACTACCCTTCTTGGTGGCTGACCTGGAGAAGAGCTGA